AATTAGGATAAAGCTCTGCAGGAGACTTTTCTTATTTCTCATCTGCCACATACTGATCCAGATGATCAATTGGGCTCCATCATGTCAATGCACTGCTGTTGTCAGACTGAGTAAACATGAGGGAGGATTGGGAATAACTCAGTGAAATTAGGATAAAACTCCACTGTGAataagaatatatttttttatttcttcataaTACTGATCCAGATGATCAATCAATGCACTGCTGTTGACAGACTGAGTAAACATGAGGGAGgtctgagagagagatgttttCTTTAGGGCCTCTGTCTCTTTAAAGGCTGCACCTGCGCAGCTGCctggtgctgatgctgcagtGCCCGGGTTATTTTCGGTAAAACCAGCCGGGGTTACTCGCGTTCAAGCCGGCCCTACATGCCTTACATCACCCAGGAGAGGAAATCAAAACCATTTTTAGCCAATTGCACCTGCACTTCTTAATCAGAGCAATTTAAAACAGAGCTCTCCAGTCGCCACGTGAGCAATTTCAGCACAGCATCTCCATCTCTCATTTATGCCTCTTTTATCTCTGCATTAGACAGAGAAACACATGTAAATCTGAATCCATCACACTGATTGCAAAGATGCTAAGGCCTGTAAATCACCACAGGTTGCAATATATTTTGTTCTTATTTCTCCTATAACTCAGCCTCAGTGTGATGGAGCCCAAAATAAAGATGGATGCTTTGTTTTTACCTGACTTATTGATAAGACTGCTAAAGAGACACGTGAGCAATTTCagcatctccatctccatctttcCATTTATGCCTCCTTTATCACTTATTTATCAACCAGGACCATGTTGTtagacagagaaacacacatgtaaatatgaatccataacatactgttaagaatttcccagtaaaataacagtaaagaactggcagcagggttgcctttatgttactgtaaaattaacattattatactgtcgctgaaatttacagctttgtactgttaatgaaaaacactgttttttaaaaaaaaataatttcacagtattttacagttaattaactgtttaaagatacattatatagctgtttttccacctttcttttacattatcttactgatttgtttaaatgcactatttattttttaaaatacattttaataaacattattttttgcctatatGAATATACTTAGCAGGTTACatacataggaatagtcacactaaatacaattaaaggcatgtgttaggaaaaaggctataatagacttgttgacacttttcccaaaatgtatgtctatagctggctacaagcacagaatgcaaaccataacaacatgtaagtgaagaacaataaagctaattcactgattttacaatcatgtacaatgtacaagcctcacatgagcataTCAGGtctcagaattaaaaaaaatactgcatgaaactgttacttaTGATACTTTAGACGGTTGATCAgctttaagaatgcattatagttcagttaaaaaacggcctatgagcgtaatttaacaggttttcttttgtattaacagtaaagcactgttttttagcaataacaggttaatactgttgaaatcctgctgtaaattaacagcaattgtttacattATAGGCCTGTAAATCACCACAGGTTTGCACTGTGTTGCAACATATTTTGTTCTTATTTCTTCTATATCTCAGCCTCGGTGTGATGGAGCCCAAAATAAAgatgaatgctttgtttttactTGACTTATTGATAAGACTGCTAAAGAGACACGTGATGTGCTATACTTAAACCTATTATTCTACTTAAAAGGCCAAATCCTGATTGCATAATGTCATATTTGcctggagggaaggagagatgaCCTTTCTTTACGCTCTCTGTAGAATAGACTTTGAGTTTGCATACATAAATTGTCCAGAAACAGCCAACCACTCTCATTCATGCCCTGTGAGAAAACATCACCACAAGGAGGCAGATCATTAATCAACTAAATGATCATCAAGTCCCTTCAGAGATAACATTGTTTCTCTATTCATGAAGCACACATTAACGGTGACCGGCTGCCACATGTGTGTGGCATAAGAGCAAACACTCATGTTATTTTCAGTCTGTGAATATTTAAACTCAACAAAGACAAAGTGACTGCAAGGAGTGAAGGTATTCTCGGACAGGAGTGTGCTCACAAATGAGGGTTAGGCTGGCACAATATAAGCACTGAGCTCAAGTGTTAGCAGACATCTAAAGGGACAAGATGGCACTAAGAacagctgctctcctctctgtgggCTTTATTCTGCTACTGACAAGAGGAGCTCTCACAGACACAGGTGAATATTTAAGAACATATTTGAGAAAATAACTGACTCacttttgtgtgcatgcatcatGCAAACTGTAACTGAATGGTATGCAGGTCCGGAGACTCTTCCCATCAGACTGTCTGTGGAGAACGACCAGTCCAACATGACTCCTGAGTCTCATTTCAGCTCTGTGGTGGAGGGAGGTGTGCTGCTGGGCGCTCTGAGGAGACTGCAGGAAACACAGCAGGACTTCAAGTACGACCACCCATGACATCCCCTCTAAAACCTCTGCATAACATCCTTTATTCACAAAGCTGGCTCGGCTGTTTCTCCTACAGCTTGTGATTACCTTATTTCTGCTGTAGACAGATGTCCTGACTTtctctcggtgtgtgtgtgtttgtgtgtgtttgtgtgtgtggccagGTTCACTGTGAAGGAGGACCCAGACTTCGGCCTGTTGCTGGAGAGTGTGAATGGAGTAGCTGGAAACGAGCACCAGCGGACGTACTGGGAGATCCTGTCAGAGAGCTCAGGAGAGTACAGCAGGCTGGATGTGGGTGAGTTTCCTCCCCAGAGTTTACACACAACATAATGAGCCGTAATGAGGCAGGAGGATTGGTTGCCTTTTCACTTAATGCCACAGGATGTCCTCTGCTGTGATTATCCTATAATATTATGACGGTATTAGTTGTTATTTTGGCTGTTCATGTGCAGGCGGTGCAACTTCATAATTATGCAGCACAACTAAGTGATGCGTTCCGCTCAGAATCTGTGTTTATGCATGAACTAAAATGTCAGAGTTTCTGATCCAAACTTGTCCCCTTTTTCACAGGAATCGGCTGCTACAAACCTAAAAGCAATGAGCACATCATCCTCAGGTTCAGCACCTGGCCCCAGCAGTGATGAGCGAGCTGAGGTGTTCAGCAGTAACTCTTCAGGATCAGATGTCAAAGAGAATCAAATTTGACTTTATGTTTTTGGGCATTTCTGGCTGTCTCTGGATTATCAAGTTCCTGTAAAGTGCAAAATGTTGTGACCGGATGAGTGAGAATAAACTAAACAGCAACATCTAGTGGCAGTCAGGAGCAACGTCATTTATCAAATGTACAcagaaagtaaaagtaatacAACTTCTGAAGACCACACAGAaaatagaagaagaaatgtCTCATGCCAGGAAGCCTACTGTCCATCAACATTGTTTGAATAACACCGGGACGTGAGACACATACAGCTATTACATCTCTCTTCAGTCTCATGATA
This portion of the Sebastes umbrosus isolate fSebUmb1 chromosome 17, fSebUmb1.pri, whole genome shotgun sequence genome encodes:
- the tcnba gene encoding transcobalamin beta a, translating into MALRTAALLSVGFILLLTRGALTDTGPETLPIRLSVENDQSNMTPESHFSSVVEGGVLLGALRRLQETQQDFKFTVKEDPDFGLLLESVNGVAGNEHQRTYWEILSESSGEYSRLDVGIGCYKPKSNEHIILRFSTWPQQ